From the genome of Delphinus delphis chromosome 8, mDelDel1.2, whole genome shotgun sequence, one region includes:
- the TMEM45B gene encoding transmembrane protein 45B: MANFKGHALPGSFFLIVGLWWSVKYPLKYFHQKGKSSRLTHHYQRLEVTEAAIRTLFSVIGMLAEQFVPDGPHLHLSHEDHWVKLMNWQHSTMYLFFGVSGLVDMLTYLITHIPLGLDRLVMAVAVSNEGFLLYHHVHHRPPLDQHIHSLLLCAVFAGAVSLTLEVILRDNIVLELFRTSLVILQGTWFWQIGFVLFPLFGAPEWDQKDDANIMFITMCFCWHYLAALCIVAISYSLVYCFLTRVKRPGDREIIGIHKLKSDHTYQKILLSGSDED; the protein is encoded by the exons ATGGCAAATTTCAAGGGCCATGCTCTCCCAGGGAGCTTCTTCTTGATAGTTGGACTGTGGTGGTCAGTGAAGTACCCACTGAAGTACTTTCACCAAAAGGGGAAGAGCAGCCGACTGACTCACCACTATCAGCGTCTGGAGGTCACTGAGGCCGCCATCAGAACTCTATTTTCAGTCATCG GCATGCTGGCAGAGCAGTTTGTTCCAGACGGGCCCCACCTCCACCTGTCCCACGAGGACCACTGGGTAAAGCTCATGAACTGGCAGCACAGCACCATGTACCTGTTCTTTGGGGTCTCGGGACTCGTGGACATGCTGACCTACCTCATCACCCACATCCCCTTGGGGCTGGACAGACTGGTCATGGCTGTGGCAGTTTCCAATGAAG GCTTCCTCTTGTACCACCATGTCCACCACCGGCCACCGCTGGACCAGCACATCCACTCCCTCCTGCTGTGTGCCGTGTTCGCGGGGGCTGTCAGCCTCACCTTGGAAGTGATCCTCCGGGACAACATCGTGCTGGAACTCTTCCGTACCAGCCTCGTTATCCTTCAGGGCACCTGGTTCTGGCAG ATCGGGTTCGTGCTGTTCCCGCTTTTTGGAGCACCCGAATGGGACCAGAAAGATGACGCCAACATCATGTTCATCACCATGTGCTTCTGCTGGCACTACTTGGCCGCCCTCTGCATTGTGGCCATCAGCTACTCGCTGGTTTACTG CTTCCTGACACGGGTAAAGAGGCCTGGAGACAGAGAAATCATTGGGATTCACAAGCTGAAGTCAGATCACACCTACCAGAAGATCCTCCTGAGCGGCTCTGATGAGGACTAG